The DNA region acgaaaaaattaaacctTGGTGATAAATACTGTGTTTGATGGATAGAGAATAGTGTCAGCAAGTTGAGTTTTTGATGGCAAAGTGCCGACATTTGTTTTTGGAAATGGAACTAAATAAGTATGATCAGCTGATGAATATCCCATGTCTTCCATACGTTTGACAAAttcctaaaataaataataaacttaataatcatttcaacagctaaaatcaattaatattacctCAACAGTATCACTAggacacattgaaatattttcttttcctcCACTTGGTAATCGTAGACACAGTCGTAATGATGTCTCACCATTTGCTGATGTTGAATTAGATTTACTTGTAACTGTTTCAACAACACTTGATGAACTCtaaatgacaatgataataattattataaaatttatttatcaatgataataatgttgatgatgatgacttACTTGTTCAGTTGGAACAGCAGCTTCATTTGAATGGCTAACTTCAGGAACATCATCATTCATTTCTATTCTTGATCTTTTACCACGTATTATTGATACTCCAGTGCTGGTACTTACTGCTGAAATACCAGCTATACCTCGACTACTTGAAGCTacattaaattgaatttaataattaatttttcatcaaggtAACaactattgaataaaaaaaattatataaaaacaaataaacaaacctattgatgatgttgctgtATCAGCATTAcgtgattttttaattcttctacCAGAATCTTTGGACATTGAATCTGGTCTTGATGTACGttttgctgatgatgatggttcACAATGTGATTCTTCAACTCTTGGTGAATCAGATGTACTGTCTGGTGATGGATTAACACTTAGCATGTCATTTAAACTTGTTAATAAtgtatcaattgttatttgattGTATGATTTAATACATTCACCAGTTCTTGGATCAACAACAGCCAAATATGGATAATCatttacattataaaaatcaatataacgTTTACCATCAGATGTATTTGATAATACTTGCCATAATACAAAAtgatcttttattatttctttaatttgtttatttgccCAAACATCACgatttaatatttgacatgAAAATTCTTGTGGATTTTGTACATTAACAAGTAACCAACGATTAACTGTTTTAGCATGATCTCTTGCTTCAACAAAACTTcccataaataatatttcatatgGTGGCCTAAATAAATCTTCAAGtctttttgttttacaatgatttgatttattattattaccacttACTCGACGTGTTAATTCTTCTTCTTGTCTTTGTATTTCAACAGCAAAATCACGAAATCTATCAAATACACCATTTGATGCTGTTCCACGTGGAAATGAACATACTGGTTCTGATGGTATTAATACTTCTTGAGTTGGTAATATTGGTGCACGAATTTCTGGCTCATCATTTTGTACTTGTGAACTTGTTGGAGCTGTTCCACCACCTTCAAACATCAAACTTATTGCATTTTCAACATTTCCATCTGTCAATTGTAACCAACTTGTAGCAACTGCCTCTCCTTCACCTtttatcatagaaaaaaaacaatttatttatcattcaaatcATCAGCTAaatgttgttgttaaaaaaattattttattattgacattcagactcttttttttttttttcctttatccTCAACTACACAACAATCTCATGATGCTTACCAGTTACttccataaatttttcaattaattttggaTCCATTTTGTatgtagaaaattatttgtttataaatatatttaaattataaagtttatgtattttaattaatttttattttcattgataattttattgttattaaaatcatggtttaactatcaaaattttttgtccaaaattgttgtaaaagtgtgtattttttttttcagagcaATGGATTTATTTTCAACCAATAGaaacattcaatatttttctgcCATTTTAAAGCGCCATTGTATgtctgaaatttaaaatactcaaTTAGACATTGCATGAATTTACGTTTTGGAATTTTGTTGatcatgaaataataaacataaaatgatgacataaatatttacaactgtcattattatgtttttgtaaataaaatatttgtttacatgtaaaaaaaggcaaattaactggtttttttttctctgtaatcaataaaaactgctaaaattttttgataaagttcTGGTGATAAATCagtagaataattattatataaatctgATAAAtccacacataaaaaaattaattaaaagttgcaaaattattctaattatTTACAAGTAAATTCATGATGTTGCGCATGTCACTGCGCGCTGACAGTAtgtcataaaattattgaattgtttttatgattattaattattttttaaaattaattttctattaaaatgacaattatctatttattttctattttgctTGATTGAATCGTCAATTTaccacgttttttttattgaaattgcTTCATGAGTATTCAGCTTAATATCGTTACCCTAACCTCCAATTACAACTGGTTCTCACACACATTGCCCTCAATGGCAATGCTCACTGCCCACTGCTGATTTTCACGCACATCGTGGTATGTTTTCTTTTCAAATGTGAATCGTGctatttagttaatttaaataaattaaaattttataattaaagttaaataaaacattttaaaaaatgacggAGAGTAACGAAGAAAatgattgtattattttcaatacaatTTCTGGTAAGTTTAATCATATTATACATCCAAATTAACAATCCAAATTGATTGACTTGGATTTAAAGGTTatgatgcttttttttattttaagacaTATCAATATATAGTGCAttaatatacttgaaaatataatagaatTAAGAATTTAAACAAGGTCATTTGTAagacattatttaataaatgctAATGTACtgtgttattttttagatttgaaaaaaatcaatgttgAAGTTGCTGGGCCAGTGGTTCTCCATGCAATTGGTCATACCACGCGACTTAAAACACGTTTTGAAAGAGGTTCAGCACTTAACAAGACACCAGAATCTTCTGAcaatgaagatgaagaagaagctGTTATTGAAGATGATCTTGATTACCTGAGATCACTTGATCCAAAAGAATGGAAAAATCAAGATCATTATGCTGTTTTGGGactcaaaaaatatagatatgaAGCAAGTGAAGATAT from Aphidius gifuensis isolate YNYX2018 linkage group LG5, ASM1490517v1, whole genome shotgun sequence includes:
- the LOC122858220 gene encoding UBX domain-containing protein 7; the protein is MDPKLIEKFMEVTGEGEAVATSWLQLTDGNVENAISLMFEGGGTAPTSSQVQNDEPEIRAPILPTQEVLIPSEPVCSFPRGTASNGVFDRFRDFAVEIQRQEEELTRRVSGNNNKSNHCKTKRLEDLFRPPYEILFMGSFVEARDHAKTVNRWLLVNVQNPQEFSCQILNRDVWANKQIKEIIKDHFVLWQVLSNTSDGKRYIDFYNVNDYPYLAVVDPRTGECIKSYNQITIDTLLTSLNDMLSVNPSPDSTSDSPRVEESHCEPSSSAKRTSRPDSMSKDSGRRIKKSRNADTATSSIASSSRGIAGISAVSTSTGVSIIRGKRSRIEMNDDVPEVSHSNEAAVPTEQSSSSVVETVTSKSNSTSANGETSLRLCLRLPSGGKENISMCPSDTVEEFVKRMEDMGYSSADHTYLVPFPKTNVGTLPSKTQLADTILYPSNTVFITKV